CAGGATTCGCCAAAGTACGCACCGGCATGGCGGGCGAGGGCGGAAGCTGGAAAGAAAAGGTGGCCCGCTTCGCGAACGTCATGGACAACGAAGGCGCAACCGAGACGCCCGTTGAAACCGAGTTTGTTCGCGTCTACCCAGTCCAAACGAAGCTCTCGCGTTTCCTGCTCGGAAACACCGACTACGATTGTTTGATCGAATTGCGACAGCCGATTGACGGACGCTTTACTGCCTTTTCTGAGGCATCACGCCACGCGATCAGTCAACAAGTGGCCACACTCAAGCTCCCGCACAAACGCAATATCAGCTTCCGCTGCTTCGTAACAACCGCCGGTCGAGACTCGGCTGAACGCTATTTCGCTCGGCGCAACGGCAGTCCCGCGCCGGCCGATGCATTCATCAAGGAACTCGGCTTTCAAGCCTGCACGTATCGCATGACGCCAATGAGCGTGAGTCCTGAAGACCTGCTGAATAAACAAGCGCCGGACTTCACACTCGATGCACTTGACGGTGGCGAAATCCACTTGCATGACCTGATTCGCGGACGTGTGGGCGTCGTTAGCTTCTGGGGCGTCGCCTGTGGGGCATGCCGTGTTGAGGCGCCGCATCTCACGGCACTGCATGATCGATTCAAAGATGAAGGGTTGGTCGTGATCGCGGTCAATGGCTACGACGAGAGCAAGGTGGAGGTGGAGAAGTATGTCCGTGACAAGGGCCTCTCACACCCGATTGCCTTGATGGGCAGCAAAGTTGCGGGCAAGCAATACACGGTCGCATCGTACCCCGTCACGTTTCTTATCGATCGGAAGGGTGTGCTCGTCGACTACCATCTCGGATTCGAGCCGGGTGACGAAAAGCTTCTCGCGGCATCCATCGAACGCCTGCTCGCGGTACCCGCAAATGGCGACAAGTAAACATGGCCACCATCGAAGCAGAATTCAGACATTGACTACTTTCGCTCCTCGGTCTAGTGCGCCAAGGATCTCCGTGTTCGTCATAAACCTGGCAGTGATGGGATATCTCGCAGCAAATCTTTACAGGACCAGGGGCAAGAGTTCTTCGCCGTAATGCCGTGTACTGCGAGCGATTAACGATCCCTGGTCCATTGGGCACCTCACCACAGTTCTTACCGCGGCAGGAGGATGTATACTGAGACGGTCATCAACGGCTCGAGTATTTCGCAGGACTTCGCTTACGATGCCATACAAAACACTGATTACTATCGCCTGGTTAACTCTCTCATCAGCGCGGCCGGGGATGGCAGCGGATGCCCTCGACTGGCGATTGTGGCGCGGGCCCGAGAGCAGTGGCAGCATTGAGCGGGGAACTTACCCCGTCAGGTTTGGCGCCGACACGTTTCTCTGGCGCGCGGAATTGCCAGGCAGGGGCTGTTCGACGCCCATCGTGCTCGATGAATTGATTTACCTGACGTCTCCGGTCGACGCGAACGACGCGCTGCTCTGCTACGACGCGCACGGGGCGGAGAAATGGCGCGCGGTTTTCAGTAAAGAGGATCCTGGAAAGCACCGCAACGGATCGGGTTGCAATGCCTCGCCTGTCACGGATGGAAAGGCCGTATTCGTCTACTTCAAAAGCGGTACGTTTGCGGCCGTCGATCTCGATGGCAAGGTGCGTTGGAAGACCGACCTCGTCGAGCGCTTCGGAAAGGAGACGTTGTTTTGGGATCATGGCACTTCGCCCGTGCTGACCAATCGGTACGTCGTGATGGCACGGATGCATCAAGGCGAATCATGGCTGGCCGCATTTGATAAGGAAACCGGGGACATCGCTTGGAAGGTCGCGCGCAATTACTCGACGCCGACCGAATGCGATCACGGCTACGCCACGCCATTGGTCATTCAGCACAATGGGAAAGAGTCCATCCTGGTCTGGGGAGCCGAGCATATCACGATTCACGACGCGACCGATGGGCAGGTTTCGTGGGTGTGCGGCAATTTCAATCCGGACGCCAACAAGCTGTGGCCAGCGATCGCATCGCCCGTGATCGTGGGAGATATGGTCGTAATCGCGTACGGTCGCAATGATCGAGGAATCCCGCGTCTGCACGGAATTCGACTCTCAGGAACCGGTGACGTCACGGAAACCAATCACGTGTGGAGGCGCGACGATGTGGGAA
Above is a genomic segment from Pirellulales bacterium containing:
- a CDS encoding TlpA disulfide reductase family protein, which encodes MKSWRHGLLVLFVFLFCSASLHADEPQPKNYVLFPITTGLQRSLAMSTNADAYAQFDVAEVMQDGAFDPRRFDEKTFLNDLTMLVQKLGIAKPSLQIFFRYAGVALDPNDRKAMESAVTGVCRQAGFAKVRTGMAGEGGSWKEKVARFANVMDNEGATETPVETEFVRVYPVQTKLSRFLLGNTDYDCLIELRQPIDGRFTAFSEASRHAISQQVATLKLPHKRNISFRCFVTTAGRDSAERYFARRNGSPAPADAFIKELGFQACTYRMTPMSVSPEDLLNKQAPDFTLDALDGGEIHLHDLIRGRVGVVSFWGVACGACRVEAPHLTALHDRFKDEGLVVIAVNGYDESKVEVEKYVRDKGLSHPIALMGSKVAGKQYTVASYPVTFLIDRKGVLVDYHLGFEPGDEKLLAASIERLLAVPANGDK
- a CDS encoding PQQ-binding-like beta-propeller repeat protein, whose protein sequence is MAADALDWRLWRGPESSGSIERGTYPVRFGADTFLWRAELPGRGCSTPIVLDELIYLTSPVDANDALLCYDAHGAEKWRAVFSKEDPGKHRNGSGCNASPVTDGKAVFVYFKSGTFAAVDLDGKVRWKTDLVERFGKETLFWDHGTSPVLTNRYVVMARMHQGESWLAAFDKETGDIAWKVARNYSTPTECDHGYATPLVIQHNGKESILVWGAEHITIHDATDGQVSWVCGNFNPDANKLWPAIASPVIVGDMVVIAYGRNDRGIPRLHGIRLSGTGDVTETNHVWRRDDVGTFVPTPAVYNGRVILVRDRGEVACIDPATGKTIWEGAFPKHRMNFYASPLVAGEKLYAPREDGTVFVASVANDKFELLSENDMAESVISSPVPASSGILIRGERHLFCVNSETSPR